One Gemmatimonadota bacterium DNA segment encodes these proteins:
- a CDS encoding sugar phosphate nucleotidyltransferase, whose translation MKALILAAGKGERFFPFNVFRPKPMFPICNRPLLEWTVSRLVDAGITDIGIVVGHRGGRARNYFGGGQRFGCRITYIEQPQPKGTAHAVGLASDFIGTDDVLVIFGDVFFGADAVPHLLDVFRDGNCSGVAGIVQVDDLTSHIRAHVEKDQSLSSYTYKPRGGSGQALSGLYIFKNEILSDLDNTSDFVPRTQYGIFPPEGQEICDVIPLLYGEGRALVAADLPGPWFDMDMPWHPKNVALMALAEMADGFTESVVAPTATVDPDARIRGPIFVGENATIARDAYIEGPVWIGKNTEILEGSHIASRTVIGDRCKIGPFAKVSGTVDTNCHITYLGEFSGIMLEEGRVTHQIQLSGVFGERAEIGAGTQVGTLRFDDAEIEVEVQGIRRKAPGFTGVLFGDYSRTGIGAMIMPGRIVGPCAMVGAGVVLMKNVPPYKAVLVKQELNVVDWSPNIYDK comes from the coding sequence ATGAAAGCACTGATTCTCGCGGCTGGGAAAGGCGAACGTTTTTTTCCTTTTAATGTCTTTCGTCCCAAGCCGATGTTTCCAATATGCAATCGCCCGCTTTTGGAGTGGACGGTTTCGCGTCTGGTCGATGCGGGTATTACGGATATTGGCATTGTGGTGGGGCATCGAGGGGGACGAGCACGCAATTATTTTGGCGGTGGTCAGCGATTTGGCTGTCGCATTACTTATATCGAGCAACCGCAGCCAAAAGGCACGGCGCATGCGGTGGGGCTGGCGTCTGATTTTATTGGTACTGATGATGTTCTGGTTATTTTCGGGGATGTTTTCTTTGGTGCGGATGCAGTTCCGCACTTGTTAGATGTGTTTAGAGATGGAAACTGCTCTGGTGTCGCTGGTATTGTCCAGGTTGACGATCTCACATCTCATATACGCGCACACGTCGAAAAGGATCAGAGCCTATCTTCTTACACCTATAAACCTCGCGGTGGATCGGGACAGGCACTGTCTGGTCTCTATATTTTTAAAAATGAAATTTTGTCCGATCTGGATAATACTTCCGATTTTGTGCCGCGAACCCAATATGGTATCTTTCCGCCCGAGGGTCAGGAAATTTGCGATGTTATCCCACTGCTCTACGGCGAGGGACGCGCGCTTGTTGCGGCCGATTTGCCCGGGCCGTGGTTCGATATGGACATGCCCTGGCATCCGAAAAATGTCGCGCTTATGGCACTTGCTGAAATGGCTGATGGATTTACAGAATCGGTTGTTGCGCCAACGGCTACGGTCGATCCCGATGCCCGCATTCGCGGTCCCATCTTTGTGGGTGAAAATGCCACGATTGCCCGAGATGCTTATATTGAAGGACCGGTCTGGATCGGAAAAAATACGGAGATATTAGAAGGCTCTCACATCGCATCCCGTACTGTGATCGGCGACCGCTGCAAAATTGGTCCTTTTGCCAAAGTATCGGGTACTGTAGATACCAACTGCCACATTACCTATTTGGGCGAGTTTAGCGGCATTATGCTGGAAGAGGGTCGCGTGACCCATCAGATTCAACTTTCGGGCGTTTTCGGCGAGCGCGCGGAAATAGGTGCGGGTACACAGGTGGGCACGCTGCGCTTTGACGATGCGGAGATTGAGGTCGAGGTTCAGGGTATTCGTCGAAAAGCACCCGGTTTTACCGGTGTGTTATTTGGAGATTACTCGCGTACGGGTATCGGTGCGATGATTATGCCCGGTCGCATTGTGGGGCCATGTGCGATGGTGGGTGCGGGCGTGGTGCTGATGAAAAATGTGCCGCCGTACAAGGCCGTGCTCGTCAAGCAGGAACTCAATGTCGTTGACTGGTCTCCCAATATCTACGACAAATAA
- a CDS encoding transglycosylase SLT domain-containing protein codes for MSFLKNGLVSRIALFAFPIIAVFVIVGYLGIGEQRDPIFRVAELIARQKFTEALSALDNMDTTQRDAWNTHTAALQRAICLMHLGKYSDALTIFQSSGTTHPEIADYVAFWVGQCAESLGQAKDAENHYAKILHMKPASLLGDQATLNAARAALAQGNAEGASAYYQTLIDKRPHEGDALAGLVAAWTALGDSIAARETRLKLIKNYPKHPSAYEMLPALSDKRDAEELFYAGVACMHAEKYQQAIVLLRRVIDKSQDATWRGKAQYELGHVYYRSRKYLKAENAFDRAFKVHHTPEALFYLGRCAIKRGQDLTGTTRFREFVRRYPNAKTAPEALWQAAMAYERRGRHSDARKLFIALAKTYPKSTYADQAAWRAGFALYQTRQYTAASKAFLRLARQTTASHLRDQGYYWAGKSYQKLGQKAEARFWIARASEGFPTSYYSARARAVLGKTENVHVEVPQPGEHLSVGQSYTPSTHIPKGDILASIGLYRDAEREYDRARQILGRNLFALDDLKLRYERVRAMHKALQISAQIVMLERAQGISMTRASFRRLYPTYYWGEINQIARKMNLDPNLMIAIMRQESAFNTTAISRAGARGLMQVMPQTGRDMARLVKLKNFSTEDLHDPQTSILLGGKHLSDHMKVFQKDKQRQLSLALSAYNAGLDAAKRWAKALTKRDVDEFIERIPYKETRNYVKLVYRNYRVYSYLNDTQSEVEISLGYGNE; via the coding sequence ATGTCATTTCTCAAAAACGGATTAGTGAGCCGTATCGCGCTATTCGCCTTCCCCATTATCGCCGTATTTGTAATCGTGGGCTATTTGGGGATAGGAGAACAACGCGATCCCATTTTTCGGGTTGCAGAACTAATTGCACGACAAAAATTTACCGAAGCATTATCTGCACTCGACAATATGGATACTACCCAGCGCGATGCCTGGAATACGCACACCGCCGCGTTACAACGCGCGATTTGTCTGATGCACCTGGGCAAATACTCAGACGCACTGACAATTTTTCAGTCTTCAGGCACCACGCACCCAGAAATTGCCGATTACGTGGCTTTTTGGGTGGGACAATGCGCCGAATCTCTGGGACAAGCCAAAGACGCTGAAAATCACTATGCGAAAATCCTGCACATGAAACCCGCGAGTTTGCTCGGCGACCAGGCGACACTCAATGCCGCGCGGGCTGCACTTGCACAGGGCAATGCTGAAGGCGCAAGCGCATATTATCAAACACTCATCGACAAGCGCCCGCACGAAGGCGATGCACTGGCCGGGCTGGTCGCGGCCTGGACGGCTCTGGGCGATTCTATTGCTGCGCGCGAGACGCGTTTGAAATTGATCAAAAATTATCCCAAACATCCATCCGCTTACGAAATGCTCCCCGCGCTCAGTGATAAGCGCGATGCTGAAGAACTGTTTTACGCGGGTGTGGCCTGTATGCATGCCGAAAAATATCAACAGGCTATCGTTCTACTGCGCCGCGTGATCGATAAATCTCAAGATGCCACATGGCGCGGAAAAGCGCAATACGAACTGGGCCATGTGTATTATCGCAGTCGAAAATATCTCAAAGCAGAAAACGCATTTGACCGCGCCTTCAAAGTGCATCACACCCCCGAAGCACTTTTTTATCTGGGCCGATGTGCCATCAAGCGCGGGCAAGATTTAACGGGAACAACGCGTTTTCGAGAATTTGTGCGTCGCTATCCCAATGCAAAGACCGCGCCCGAAGCACTCTGGCAGGCCGCCATGGCCTACGAGCGGCGGGGGCGTCACAGCGATGCGCGCAAACTATTTATAGCACTGGCAAAAACCTACCCCAAAAGCACTTATGCCGACCAGGCTGCGTGGCGTGCGGGGTTCGCGCTTTATCAAACGCGGCAATACACGGCTGCCTCCAAAGCCTTTTTGCGCCTGGCGCGCCAGACCACTGCGAGCCATCTGCGCGATCAGGGGTATTACTGGGCGGGCAAGAGTTACCAAAAATTGGGACAAAAAGCAGAAGCGCGATTCTGGATTGCACGCGCCTCTGAAGGTTTCCCCACCTCTTATTACTCGGCACGCGCGCGTGCGGTCCTGGGCAAGACAGAAAATGTTCATGTCGAGGTACCTCAACCGGGCGAGCACCTATCGGTTGGTCAATCCTATACGCCTTCGACGCATATCCCCAAAGGAGATATATTGGCGTCTATCGGGTTATATCGAGATGCCGAGCGAGAATACGACCGCGCTCGGCAAATTCTCGGGCGCAATTTATTTGCCCTGGATGATTTGAAACTGCGTTATGAGCGCGTTCGCGCCATGCACAAGGCACTTCAAATTTCCGCACAGATCGTAATGTTGGAACGCGCACAGGGGATATCCATGACGCGGGCCTCATTCCGTCGATTGTATCCAACGTATTATTGGGGCGAGATCAACCAGATAGCGCGAAAAATGAATCTTGATCCCAACCTCATGATCGCCATCATGCGGCAGGAAAGCGCATTTAATACCACCGCTATATCTCGCGCCGGCGCACGCGGGTTGATGCAGGTGATGCCGCAAACGGGACGGGACATGGCCCGACTTGTCAAGCTCAAAAATTTTTCAACCGAAGACCTGCACGATCCCCAAACGTCAATCTTATTGGGCGGAAAACATCTCTCCGACCACATGAAGGTATTCCAAAAAGATAAGCAGAGACAACTGAGTCTGGCACTATCGGCTTATAACGCGGGTCTGGATGCTGCAAAACGGTGGGCAAAAGCCTTGACAAAGCGCGACGTCGATGAATTTATAGAGCGCATTCCCTATAAAGAAACCCGCAATTATGTGAAACTCGTATATCGCAATTATCGCGTTTATTCTTACCTCAACGATACACAGTCAGAGGTAGAAATATCATTGGGATATGGAAATGAATGA
- a CDS encoding phytanoyl-CoA dioxygenase family protein, translating into MDEHEKFFFDLNGYLVVENALTPEEIAACNKAIDNNPDRMRIRPPEQSLSGESKTLRGKHGRTDLGGMLTWPKPWCQPFRDLLAHPNIVPYLAELLREDCRLDHLYGIVMEKGAEGHVMHGGGTADDLTHFYQFHNGRMRCGLTVVSWVLTDCNPGEGGFACIPGSHKSNYKTPRDIALLDRDMGVVQQVSAKAGSAVIFTEALAHGTLPWTADHQRRSILYKYSPGTLTYSARYLPPDVENALDEFTPTQRALLEPPYRTNRPRVTQ; encoded by the coding sequence ATGGACGAACACGAAAAATTCTTCTTTGACCTCAACGGCTACCTCGTCGTCGAAAACGCTTTAACACCCGAAGAAATAGCCGCGTGCAACAAAGCCATTGACAACAACCCCGACAGGATGCGCATTCGCCCGCCAGAGCAATCCCTCTCCGGCGAATCCAAAACACTCAGGGGCAAACACGGGCGCACCGACTTGGGCGGCATGCTCACCTGGCCCAAACCCTGGTGCCAACCCTTCCGCGATTTACTCGCCCATCCAAACATCGTGCCCTATCTCGCAGAATTGCTGCGCGAAGACTGTCGCCTCGACCACCTCTACGGCATCGTCATGGAAAAAGGTGCCGAAGGCCATGTCATGCACGGCGGGGGCACGGCCGACGACCTGACGCATTTCTATCAATTTCACAACGGGCGCATGCGCTGTGGCCTCACCGTCGTCTCGTGGGTACTCACCGATTGCAACCCCGGCGAGGGTGGATTTGCCTGCATACCCGGCAGCCACAAATCCAATTACAAAACACCCCGCGATATCGCACTTTTAGATCGGGATATGGGTGTTGTACAACAGGTCTCGGCAAAAGCGGGATCGGCCGTCATCTTCACAGAAGCACTGGCACATGGCACGCTCCCCTGGACAGCCGACCATCAACGCAGATCCATTCTCTACAAATACTCGCCCGGCACGCTGACCTATTCAGCGCGGTATTTGCCGCCAGATGTGGAAAACGCACTCGACGAATTTACACCCACACAACGCGCCCTGCTCGAACCGCCCTACCGCACAAATCGCCCGCGCGTCACCCAATAA